The Mangifera indica cultivar Alphonso chromosome 19, CATAS_Mindica_2.1, whole genome shotgun sequence nucleotide sequence AAGGGTTGGGAATTGAGACCGGGGGGATTGGTGCTATAGAATGAGATTCAGGTATGCTGTTGACACGTGTCTTTTTCTATTAGATTTGTCTGGATATTGGCAGTATTCAACCAGTGGTAACTGATACTAAAACAAAGGCCGGAGGATTATTCTCACCCAACATTTAccaaaggccaaacgactatttcccacccaggTTTGatcttttctcaagttttcaccttttaattatggaaatatcAAACACCTATTTATgatcagttaaatttaacaaaactctaacgatggtcaatttaatatcattttcccccctaaaagtttaaaaactaacatttttttccctaagttaagtttaaaaagattacatttctccccttagggtttatttccaaaccctttcactttctccggcgccatcaccggcTGTCTTCCCCTCCTGACTGTTTCTCTTCCACCAACGGCCGCCCTCAACTCTTGCACTACGCATCCAACGTAGAgagaagtcgtctgggaagacgatcgtcttcccagatgaagacgactcgtcttcccagaggacgacgagtagtctcatcttcgtctgggaagacgaagaacttcgtcttccccgatgaagttcttcatcttccacggcttctccgactccaATCGGGCGTCCAAATTGGAGGAAAGAGTTTGCCGGAAGGAGAGgaagcttcgggagggagaggtcgtcggcaatggagccagacatgtcaccggagatttcaaaatgaaaccctcGGGTGAAacggccattttttaaaacttaggctggggaaaaattttagcttttaaagtttaggggggcaaaatagattctattttagtttatttttaatattatagcaaaaatgacgattttacctctatcacaattagggttttgttaaatctaaccggtcataggtgggtgtttggtgtttccataattaaagggtggaaacttgagaaaacatcaaaccttgggtgggaaatagtcatttggcctttaccAAACCGTAAAATCAtcttagttaaaaattttaaatatttattcataaattaatttttgttaaaattttatattagcgataaaaataaaattattattttattattaaattttaaaaatatatatcattttcccttatagtttgaaaaattaataattttctccaatGAGTAAGctttaaaaagttatcatttctcttttaagatttaaaaatcatttCCAACAAATAGACTATGGTTGAACAACGAAAAAAATGGTGTCTGGACAACGAAGGATAACGCTTTTTCAAGAAGCATTGTCCAGATCgacattgttttatttaaaaaatcgtCTAGATCAATAACGCTTCATCGAAAAGcatcatccttcgtcgtctAGATGATGAACGATGTTTCATTATCCATACTTCATCCTTTCATTCTCCAACTGCCATTTGTTCACTAGATTAATTGGTCGGAAATGATTTTCAAACCCTTTGATGTAAATGAtaacttaaaacttaatcttagatggaaaatattagttttttaaactaatgtgagaaataataaaaaattttacgatttagtattaaaataatgattttacatttatctctaacaaaagTTAGCTtagtgagtatttagattttaaaactatcacatatatattttttatattaagttaaaatttagatgaaaaatagttatttgactttgaaaaaaaaactttaattaaaaaaatcttatttaaatttaattattattattacttcaTAATTCATTTAACGAGTAACGTAacattaagaataaaattttgtatacataaatcttttattttataaatataaattattgtaataatatattaattaatagtataatttttttatattttaaaattatttaattacataataacatatttatataaataaataaaagtcaaATGGTTTATTTACATTTAAGGTTTAGTGAAAGCTCAAAGTGATCCTcgctaatttttgaaaacttaaatatctactcatccgtaaattttaattgttaaagtcaaagataaaattgttatttagaatttttatttaaacaaaaaaataatttctttttccctccttaattttgaaaactaactatttctctctagcttaattttaaaaaattaattttcacccTTACCATATAtggattttagggttttatattttaaaatgaacaatCGCcctctcaaactttgaaacattgcacTTACACCCCAAAAactttatttcatattttttacgaCAACTCTTCCCAACGTTCCTCTTCGGCGACATCTCTCCCCTCCCTAGTGGTTCTTAACGCAAAAACCATCAAAAATCTGATCAAAATGGTCAAATTATCACACACAAATCTATGCGATGATCTATGAGTCAACGGATGCACAAATCGATCCAACAACATCGCACAACACATGGTTGACATCCATACAATATTGTCCAACTAATCTATGCATCCACCGACAGATGCATAGATCATCatagatctatcaatttttaCACAGGTTTGGGTGTAAAAATCTagttattttgattgaattttaggTGATTTTCACATTGAAAAACCACCAAGAAGGGGAGAGATGTCATCGGAGAGAAACACCGAGAAGAACGATCGTCGAAAagataaaatgaagtttttaggGTGTAAGTGCAATGTTACAAAATTTGAGGGAATGActgttcattttaaaatataaaaccctaaaattcatATATGGTTAgggtgaaagattaatttttaaaattaagttatgaggaaatagttagttttgaaaactaaaggggaaaaataacttttttttgtttaaataaaaattttaaatgataatttacatCTAACTGTAACAgtatgaatatttaagtttttaaaagttaacataaatcattttagatttttacTATATATTcgatggaaataagtcttttggccattaattttatatatatatatatcatattgttgTAAATGAATCTAAACCTATAAACAGAAagttattgtattttaattttaatcattgttGAAGCTATGGGAATTGACTCCTTAACAACGGGTAATTGTTTTCTAATTATGAGAGAATTACGAAAGTTGCGGTTGTTGCCATGCCAATCCTTTGTTTCTCTACCGCTCCTAGATGGAATAATTTATGTTTGTATTTTGAATCAACttgtaaaataacaatgaatctGTACATTGCTCCTTAGTCATTTATATGAATAGTTTCAAACtaaatcgaatttaagtttaaattaacttgagtttgattcgatttaaaaaagttaagtttgacaaatttttatcaaactaatttgagtttgaattcgactcaagttaaaaaatagtatttagaTGAGCTTGAGTTAGctcaatttgatattataatcaaGTCAAAATAACCCAAGTATTGTTGCATTGTTACGTATCGAtaaaaatgatgtaattttagtaagtttgtatcaaaatttttcatatttacaagTTTGATAAGTTGAATACTCCTAAACTCGAGCTCAAATAGATAAAACCCTTAGGCTTGAGCTCCAACTTGCATGAACTGAGCTTCAACTCACATAAACCAAACTTATTTCGAACttgtttaaactaaactaacaattaaactcaaattaatttgatttgaatttactCCTTCTTACCTTGTAAATCCCAAACACATAAGTTTAACCATGCTAGAATTGTAAGTGTACAATATAAAGCCCACATCTGATATATATTGGCCCATTAAGCTGAACTGACAACAACTATAGAAGAACGTTGAGGCCTTGGACTTCTTCCAATATGCGTTCGCGATCGCCTCATTCATAATGATAAGAAGGCCTAAggtttattcccacccaacCAAACTTCccgttaaattttaaaatctcaaatatttattcataaaaatttattatatctaaaaataaaattattgtttaactaaaaaattaaaaaagataaaattttatcttatttttttaaaaccctaaaaactaataattttttcatacttaaattttaaaaaattatttttttcatgctaAGTTATTATTTCTCTCACACTCTCTCCCTCCGAAGACGGACTTTCTCTTGTctagttaaatgacaattttattcttagaattaatgaattttatttactttaactgtctataagtagatatttaaattttttaaacttatcgAATGTAAGTTTAGAAATACACTAAACTTtcggtgaaaataagtcttttgaccttataAGAAAACATGAGTGTTCCATTCTGCTTATTGAATCAAACAAACTTAACCAAAGGAATTAGGATTAAAAGCACGGTGCCTGTAAAACGCATATCTATAATTAATTAGGATTATGGACTTAGTGTGTGTTCGATGTggatattatttaagtaataatCAATTAACTTCTAAGTTCCAAGAATAAAATGTTTGATAAgcttattataaaataattttacaagttaatgaaggtagtttttttttttaatttaacaaacagaAAATGATAAGTTTAGAAAACCACCGAAATTACAAAATCACCCTTCAACAAACACgcatgattaattattttttaaaataagaaaattctactaaacttaaattaaaacttCATCAATCCCACTACCTAAAAGCCAAAAAtctggtaatttttttattgcaagTGGCGTTTAAAAGCAAGACAGCTTTTCATTGAGATTGGCAGATGAGCAGAGATATGACCATGTGGTTCAACCCTGAAGCTAAAACCCAATGATGTGACAATATAACAACCAACACATGCTTGCTCTCGTCCATGTGCCAGGCCAGCAACGATCTTCATTTTGACTGGGCTCCGTAAAACAGCCACTGTTTTTGCAGTCAAATTCCCTAATCTAAAAAGTATACCTGATAAGTGAACCCCTAAACagctatttattttttaatttttattaaaattatcattaaatataataataatatttttaaaaaaattattttatttttatttaaattttaaaaattaatatttcacaaaagtctcaactttaaaaagtgattttctccttttccaaatttttaagttttttttctttagaacTCTAATCATCGATACCCTTCAAAAACTTCATCCTAAACTTCGTTGGATGACTCTTATCGTCTAGATTTGGACGATGACACATCATCTTTCATTAGAATGAAGTATCGTCCTTTGCTAGACAATACTTGTCCAAATCTGGAGTATTCCCTCATTGGATGACCATAATATCTTTGCTTCTTGTTCACCTTTATCAAAAGAAGGTTATTGTTCGCCAAACAAAGTAAccaaattttaggtttaatatcctaaaaaaaatgaattttttgaaatttaatcataagaataaattgttaattttttaaataaaaaataatatattttttaaaattattaataaaataataattttactctttaatttaaacggaaaaattcttaaataagtgataataaactaaaacttaagtatatattttaatttttaactattatgggtatatatttttctttttttttttaacttaaaataagGGAATAGCCCTTGGGCCCCTTATAATAATTGAACGATGAAAAATTCCGGAGACGTGGTGTGGTGCGATGTGATGCTTCTGCTAATACCAACCAagggaaaaataaaagcaaatttaaaattggtacataataattaattataggccttgaaagtcaattttttaactttgtggGATATGATTTGATTCGATTCCACTTTCAGACACATGGGGTCGCGTTGCAGGGGAAGCAATTCAGATTCTAACACAGCATGATTGGTTTTCTTTTGGCTTCTTATGGTTCATCCCAACTTGCACAATTccatgttaaattttttaacaatattatatatattaattttaaatatataaataaatatatatttatgtatgttattatataattaaatattattttatttttaatttaaaattatttaattatatgtatttattaacaagaaagaattaaaaatacttTGTATATTCCAACATTTAGTTGACCAAAAACTggcaaaagaaataaaatataacagtTGAAATATCTAAAGCCTACTTAAATattggaaaataaatatattaagatacatgcataaaataaaaccaaaaaagaaaatttggaaCAAAATTACAATTCTTACACAGTAGTACAgcaaatttcacttttttcctCCAAGGTTTGGGAAATCacagttttcaccctttaaattttaaactgcAAATTTCCATTCAAATTACAActcctttaaaataaaataacgatagACGGGCATAAATGCCATTTCAGTATTTACTTTTGTAATTTGATGTGTTTGGGTTTTTGGTTTAGAAGTTTATGGAAAGTTGAGAAATTTCAGAAGCTTAAAGAAGGAGGTGTTTGAGTAATTTTGACATGAAAATAGTTATTATAAATTCTCTTAATTTGggttgaaaaaatttaatttgagtgaaataattaaataaattcttttcggagataatatgatatttttattgtgaaaaataattaagaataatatgataatattatataaaagttttaaaattattttagatgaaaatttataatttaaaaatctaagtaaaaggttttgattttctatgaaaaataaaaaaatacgttcgagtaaataacatttctcaCCAAAATGTTTTTCTATCTTtaattggtataaataatatttttttacttagaATTAAACTCGtgttaaaaaaactaatgacataaggataaaatagttattttattatctatgaattaaaaaaaaaaaagaacaataacTTTCTATCATacctaaatattttaaacataataatttaactcttaaaaatgtttataaactcacaaatcaatttgtaaaatttttacaaaatttttatatattttgaaaatattatatgacTTTAACAATtgtattatgatatttatacttataattcgttacattttctttaattatttgagaGTATAACAGTTGTTTTTTAAACTGTAGaggtatattatattttaaaaaccccaaaaattttcacaaattttcACTAAcgctctaaaaatttaaaaagatctctaatattttaaaaaattatactttacCTCTTTGTATATAACTGTACAACAAAAATACCCgcatttgattaaaaaaaggaataaaggaTGAgtgtaaaaggaaaaataaataagagattttttatataatttaaatatataagatgtaattttttatttttgttaatttaggtaatataataattttgaaaaataaaataataatgataaatgacaatttcactTCCTtataatgttgttttttaaccgaatttaattttgggtgagcaaattttatttatgcttgagtttgaattttaaattaaaaagtgttGTTCATACCAATTAAGGGTGAAAAGTGACCAAAGGAAAAACTCTAGGTGGGAAAGGTAATTCCATTCCttctatacattttaaataaaaattgaacgTGAGGTGGCACAGTGGAGACATAAAGCCGCCTATTTCTACGGACACAAAGCCACAGATCGTACAAAATTGAGCTCGTACCTATCATTGGATTCTTCTGGGCTTTTCCTCTCTTAACATTCATATAGCCTAGTCGtcttatacaaatataattagtGGTACACATTAcacttacaaatttttaattaatttaaaattaatgacctaattatattaagatatatatgcattagaaaaaatgttaatgcattattattttagcaataatactaaattatctATATGTTTAAGGAAAATTTTGTGTTGatgtaatataaaattgatggcgtgacaaaatttgattaattggcACTGTATGATGTAGAAAGGAAGGGGAATATTTTGCacccataatttaatttaatatgatgatAAAACATTCGCGTGGGGATGTCGAAACCTTTCTTATCTTTTAGTTTGAAgtcattatttttgttttgtagcaTTAGATTAGATCTCAATCAAACCTAGATAAAACTCATTTTTGAGACTTAAAAATAatcttgagtttgacttgagaTTACCACATtgagattcaaatttatttttaaaataatttaattttgaatttaaaataagtcAACCCAAGGATAATAGTAGATTTCAGTTGAATCGAACTCGAGTTTGGGTTTGTTTGGATTCAACTTGGCTTTAAGAAATTGAGCTCAAacctaaactcaaatttgataaattcttataaatttgagttcaaaattgCATTTGTTACAAAGAGTCAAgcttgaattttgtttgagtttggcttgtttttataataatattaaattaatatatttttttttttgtatgagaCCAATGCTTTTGAGATTGGATAGGATCGACCGGTTTGATCGGTTAAACTGCGAACTAGTATATAATCTAATTTGATTTcacaatccaatccaatccaatccgtatataaatattgatttatttgaaattcagTTAAACTTGGTGAGCCtgttaaactaaaaaaatcatttaaaactaataaaactgggtttatataatactatacaattttactcttattaaaccttaaaagaattaaaatttacaagattttaattgaattaatgctaaaatttgtaattagtttttttctttaattacgTAATAGActgtcaattatttaattaatatatttgaaattatgttttatatatattaatatgttttatattttaaaaatgtaataaatatttgatattatttaaaaaatacataataatttagtaATAGATTGAACCAGTTAATCATCCGATTAAATTGGTTGAACTGCAAACTCGTACGATAACTGATTTTATCattgatttggttttaaaaatattgcatAAGACAATCACAGTTAATGAGAAATTGTAATGTATTTagaaataattacaaatatgaataaaatatatataattaatatcttaaagaaattagtaaaaaaaagattaaaattatagaaatatatagatttcaataatctattaaatatcGAGACCGATGTTTAATATGATAGTAATTTATGGATGGTAATTCCTAAAAAGGGCAGGGTAATAAATACactgattttattaatatatctgAATATGATGGTAATTTATATTTACCTAGAAATAATTACAAATCTAAATACAATATCTGtaattaatatcttaaaaaaattagtaaaaaataggttaaaatgattgaaatataTAGATTCTAGTAATCTATTAATTATCAAGACAGATTTTTAGATAtgatagtaatttatggaaggTAAATCCTAAAATGGGCGGGGTAATTAATACAgtgattttattaatatatctgAATATGatggtaatttatatttaatcaaaatcattctataataattattacatttaaagTTGCATGATATTACAAAAAAGCTGCTCACATCAGCACCGTGTTTCTTGCGTGTcgtaataatttaattatctgaaattacccttcctctttCTACTTCGTAAACTCCTTCGCCTAAACATTCCTGTGTTGAGTTGTTTCTGTTCGGCTctcttttttagtttgatttttttataggCTTTGATTCTCGCTTCAATCTGCCTGATTTGAGTGATTTCACCGTCGATAGGTACGAGTATGTTTAATTTCAAGGTTAATTTACTGTTTCAACTCGTTTCAGATGTCAACTTGATTCTTTCTTGATTTGAGGCGAATAAGCTTTTGCTTTAATGGATATCTGATGTGGTTTCCGTTTGATATGTGTAGCTTCAAAATATCGAGGGAGTTCTGGAGTTTTCTCAGCTCGGTTTGccttttaaatgataaataacaGGAGTAGAGGTTTTGTCTGAGGAAGGATTCGTTTGGCGAATTGGCGAACTTTCCAGAGAGAGGCTATTGCGTTTTACAACTCTGGCCGGCGCTCTAGTTATACATTGGCCAGCCAGCGGCTTAGGAGAGAGGTGTCTGTTTCCCGGTCCTCGATCATTTTTATATTGTCTCAGCTCATTGGTTTGGTGCCTTCCGGTTGATTATGGCTAACTTTTGATCGGACTGATTATCCAATGTGAACCTAGTATTCAACTCAATCTGTAATATTGAGATGTGGCTGCGTAAATATTGAAAAAGccaacaagaaaaaaacaagaTAGTTAAGCTCTACTGTGTCTTGAGGAACTCAAGTTGCTGAATTCTTGATATGGCGAAACTTAATTGCTTCTTTTTACGAAttgggaagaagaaaaagaataaggtAAGAATCAAGTTGGTTCTTGCACGAATCATTCTTATTTTACATTTTGTAGTTATGTACCTTATGAGATCTAACTAGctcatcttaaaaaaaaatgtgtttgtAGATGGATGTGAAGTCGTCAAGGGATGCCGAATTTTCAAACAAGATTGCAGCCCTGCAAATCAATACTGATCACCCTGTGAAACCTTTTCAAACTGATGAGCTCAAATTGACATCCTTTAGTGTCTCGGTACCTTATGACATGCAAGATAATTCCCTTTGCAATGTCAAGGTGATGAGTCATGAAAGTCCTGTTGGGAATGAAGTGGCAGAGATAGCGTATGAAGGGGAAGATGAGCATGAAGAAAACATATCTGTCAAGAGGGAGTTCTCTGACTTTGATCTCCAAGCACATGTAACTAATTCAGGTGAAGAAGAGGTTGATCCTAGTAACCGAAAATCCGGTTGCTTTGATTCAATTGATAAAGCAGTGAATGGacaatttaaaaacaaagatgagaaaGGTAATGAAAAGGGTGTTGATATAATCCAGAGTGGACATGTTAGTGATCCAGGGATTGGGAAGGCCGAATTCTGGGCCTCACCGAAGCTTCAGCGCTCCTGCTCTAATTTGGAAACAAGGGTTGTGCTGAGAAAGATTGCAGATCAATTGCCTCCTTCAAAATCTGAGTCTTATGATGAATTGCAggaactagcttcaaagttgaGGCAGAATTTTGATCCTGGGAGTCCTGGATCAGTGAAGAGCCATTTGAGTGCTGATAGAGTGATGTTAAAAAAACATTCATCGAGCCAAATTCTGCCTTCCAGGAGTAGAAGGTTGTGGTGGAAATTGTTCCTGTGGAGCCATAGGAATTTGCACAAACCATGGATTTCAAGACGTCAACCAGTTCCTATTGTTGCTGCTCAAAAGCAGCAGGGTGGGTACTCTTCGGATACACTTGAACCAAATAGAGGTATGAATTCTGGAAAAGTTTTATCCCCTGGATCATATACTGATGAATCCTTAAACAAAGGTTGGAGTGGCAATTATAATAATTGCAACCGCAGCTGGGATGGTTTTGATAATGGAATTTCTGCCTTTTGGCCGCATAACCAATGGGTTGCTTTTCAACCAGAATCAGCTTCTTTCAAAAGAGTAAATGAGTGGGTGAAAGGTCTTGAAACGCCAACCCCAATTCCAGTTGTTGATGATGAGGGTTTTGTCTTCCCACCCTCTCATGACACTGGTAAGTCACCAGCTAGAAGTACTGCCCACTTGACTTATCGTACGGATATCAATCTTCCAGTGGAGGTTTTGCATGCCAATAGTGT carries:
- the LOC123203417 gene encoding uncharacterized protein LOC123203417 yields the protein MAKLNCFFLRIGKKKKNKMDVKSSRDAEFSNKIAALQINTDHPVKPFQTDELKLTSFSVSVPYDMQDNSLCNVKVMSHESPVGNEVAEIAYEGEDEHEENISVKREFSDFDLQAHVTNSGEEEVDPSNRKSGCFDSIDKAVNGQFKNKDEKGNEKGVDIIQSGHVSDPGIGKAEFWASPKLQRSCSNLETRVVLRKIADQLPPSKSESYDELQELASKLRQNFDPGSPGSVKSHLSADRVMLKKHSSSQILPSRSRRLWWKLFLWSHRNLHKPWISRRQPVPIVAAQKQQGGYSSDTLEPNRGMNSGKVLSPGSYTDESLNKGWSGNYNNCNRSWDGFDNGISAFWPHNQWVAFQPESASFKRVNEWVKGLETPTPIPVVDDEGFVFPPSHDTGKSPARSTAHLTYRTDINLPVEVLHANSVIQSLNSSSTVAHIAGIGLKAIPTISRFSGLRTVNLSNNFIVHITGGSLPKGLNTLNLSRNKITTIEGLRELTRLRVLDLSYNRISHIGHGLSSCTLIKELYLAGNKISDIEGLHRLLKLTVLDMSFNKITTTKALGQLVPNYHSLLALNLLGNPIQSNVGDDQLRKAVCSLLPKLVYLNKQPIKPQRARELLNNSVAKAVLGSSSQSTKRKAGKKPSRSEAFPSGQRSSATAGQKNKRKLKSQSHGHLPLKTLSSAHASSSSAHLLG